The genomic DNA TATAATAATCGAATGATTCAGAACCAAATCAGAATTAAAAATCATGAATAAACGGAGAGTATTATTTATTATTAACCCTATAAGTGGTGGACGAGATAAGTCGAAAATAGCTGATCTTATTCCTGTTTATTTGGATGGAAACTATTTTGATTTTGATATTAAATATACTGAATATATAGGTCATGGAGCCAAAATAGCAAGGAAATATCATGACAAATTTGATGTAATAGTTGCGGTAGGAGGGGATGGAACCATAAATGAAATTGCTAAAGAAATAGCTGGGACCCAAGCCGCTTTAGCAATCATTCCACAAGGTTCTGGTAATGGTTTGGCGAGGCATCTAAATTGGGAGCTAGATACTAAGAAAGCCATTTTACAAATGAATAATGCTGAAACTAGCGCGATTGATACTGCAGAATTAAATGGTCACTTTTTTGTGAGTATTGCAGGTGTTGGCTTTGATAGTTTGATAGCAGAAAAATTTGCCCATTATAAAAATAGAGGGTTTGTGGGTTATGCATCTTTGAGTATCAAAGAGTTTTTTAAATATCAGGAACAAGAATATGATTTGTTGATCGATGGACAAAAGTTCAAGAGAAAAGCTGCTATGATAAGCATTGCCAACTCCAATCAGTTTGGTTATAATACCAAGATTTCACCTTTAGCTAGTCTCTGTGATGGCTTATTGGATGTTTGTATTATTCGGAAACCTAAATTAGTGCGGGTCCCACAAGTACTGTCAAAGGTTTGGAGTGCAAAAGCCCACGAATCTAATTTAATAGAAATTATCAGAGGAAAGAAGATTCAGATTTCACCTAATGATAATGAATATGCCAATGTGGATGGTGAATCATTAAAGGTGGGGAAAAAAGTAGAGATAGTAATGAATCCCAGAAATTTGAAAATCTGGTTACCAAAAGTATAATTATGGCTAAGAAAAAGAAATTTAAGAATATAACAGGAGATGTGGTTTATTCCACTAATCAAGACTACGAATACGATTTTGGTGGAGCTGAAGAAGAAAGCATTGCGCCTAGTGAACAAGATTTAAGAGTTTGGTTGGAC from Lentimicrobium sp. L6 includes the following:
- a CDS encoding diacylglycerol kinase family protein encodes the protein MNKRRVLFIINPISGGRDKSKIADLIPVYLDGNYFDFDIKYTEYIGHGAKIARKYHDKFDVIVAVGGDGTINEIAKEIAGTQAALAIIPQGSGNGLARHLNWELDTKKAILQMNNAETSAIDTAELNGHFFVSIAGVGFDSLIAEKFAHYKNRGFVGYASLSIKEFFKYQEQEYDLLIDGQKFKRKAAMISIANSNQFGYNTKISPLASLCDGLLDVCIIRKPKLVRVPQVLSKVWSAKAHESNLIEIIRGKKIQISPNDNEYANVDGESLKVGKKVEIVMNPRNLKIWLPKV